The Herbaspirillum sp. RTI4 genome has a segment encoding these proteins:
- a CDS encoding DoxX family protein produces MTITSPVFRIGRALLGLLFLVAGIGKITGFAGTVGYMGFLGFPMPELVTIVTIVVEVGGALALITGKFARPAALVVALFTVGATLAAHRFWQADPAAAQAQMTNFLKNLSIIGGLLMVWAVKPENK; encoded by the coding sequence ATGACCATTACTTCCCCCGTCTTTCGTATCGGCCGCGCCTTGTTGGGCCTTCTGTTTTTAGTCGCCGGTATCGGCAAGATCACGGGATTCGCCGGTACCGTCGGTTATATGGGCTTTCTGGGTTTCCCTATGCCGGAACTGGTCACTATCGTGACAATCGTGGTGGAAGTCGGCGGCGCTCTGGCCTTGATTACCGGTAAATTTGCACGTCCGGCGGCACTGGTCGTGGCCTTGTTCACGGTCGGCGCTACTTTGGCCGCACACCGCTTCTGGCAAGCCGATCCGGCTGCCGCACAAGCACAGATGACCAACTTCCTGAAAAACCTGTCCATCATCGGCGGTTTGCTGATGGTGTGGGCAGTCAAGCCAGAAAATAAATAA
- a CDS encoding LysR family transcriptional regulator, with amino-acid sequence MNIERLSLDQLRVFAQVVDSGSFLAAARVVGRAQSAVSYAIATLEQQLGVALFDRSGYRPQLTPAGIALLRDARQVLDQADALQARAAAYSLGQELEVTLALDVFFPTNVLVDLLRRFSHDFPAVTLRLEIEALGAVAERVMDGRAMLGVLGSLPIIPASLLRIVLPDVLLVAVAAPGHALAAVPGRISERLLSQQTQLVLSDRSELTANLEFSVHSRLSWRMSDLGTKHALLRAGIGWGYMPRHVVADDLAQGRLCELTTFAHSPQGLSLPMQCVYRPDRPAGPALAWWLDALAALKTLQETA; translated from the coding sequence ATGAACATAGAACGTCTTTCGCTGGATCAGTTAAGGGTATTCGCGCAGGTGGTCGATTCCGGTAGTTTCCTGGCGGCGGCACGCGTGGTGGGCCGCGCCCAGTCTGCCGTCAGTTACGCCATTGCCACGCTGGAACAGCAACTCGGCGTTGCTCTGTTCGATCGCAGCGGCTACCGGCCACAGCTCACACCGGCAGGTATCGCCCTGCTGCGCGACGCGCGACAGGTACTGGATCAGGCCGATGCCCTGCAAGCGCGCGCCGCCGCCTACAGCCTCGGGCAGGAATTGGAGGTTACGCTGGCGCTGGACGTTTTTTTCCCTACCAATGTGCTGGTCGATTTATTGCGTCGCTTCAGTCACGATTTTCCGGCGGTCACCTTGCGGCTGGAAATTGAAGCGCTGGGCGCGGTCGCGGAACGGGTGATGGATGGTCGCGCCATGCTAGGCGTACTGGGCTCGCTGCCCATTATCCCGGCCAGTCTGTTGCGCATCGTGCTGCCGGATGTGCTGCTGGTGGCGGTCGCTGCGCCGGGCCATGCGCTGGCGGCCGTGCCCGGCCGCATTTCCGAGCGATTGTTGTCGCAACAAACACAGCTCGTCCTGAGCGACCGTAGCGAATTGACCGCCAATCTGGAGTTCTCGGTACACTCACGGCTGTCCTGGCGCATGAGCGACCTGGGTACCAAGCATGCGCTGCTGCGCGCCGGTATCGGTTGGGGCTATATGCCGCGCCATGTGGTGGCGGACGATCTGGCGCAAGGACGCTTGTGTGAACTGACTACCTTTGCCCACTCGCCACAGGGGCTTTCCTTGCCGATGCAATGCGTTTATCGCCCGGATCGCCCGGCCGGACCTGCGCTGGCCTGGTGGCTGGATGCCCTTGCCGCGCTGAAGACCTTGCAAGAGACCGCATAA
- a CDS encoding pirin family protein produces the protein MPHSHSRQVEQLITGVPVQDGAGVRMMRILTPNLQRRLDPFLMLDAFHSDTPDDYLAGFPNHPHRGFETVTYMLAGRMRHRDNAGNEGLLEPGGMQWMTAGRGIVHSELPEQEDGLMSGFQLWVNLAAADKMITPAYRDLPAAEIPEVTPLAGVAVRVLAGSAFGVAGAVQKATTEPLYLDVRMAAGTAQVFDIPDSHNAFLFVIQGELAIGAERLAVGARNMAILSNAEPGAGVAVQALATETHFLLIAGRPLLEPIVQWGPFVMNSREQVEQAMEDFHAGRFGPEVV, from the coding sequence ATGCCCCACAGCCATAGCAGGCAAGTCGAACAATTGATTACCGGCGTTCCGGTTCAGGATGGGGCAGGTGTGCGCATGATGCGGATTCTGACGCCCAACCTGCAACGCCGTCTCGATCCCTTCCTGATGCTCGACGCCTTCCATTCCGATACGCCGGACGACTATCTGGCCGGTTTCCCCAATCACCCGCATCGCGGTTTTGAAACCGTCACCTACATGCTGGCCGGGCGGATGCGCCATCGCGACAATGCCGGTAATGAGGGGCTGCTGGAGCCGGGCGGGATGCAATGGATGACCGCTGGTCGTGGCATCGTCCATTCGGAATTACCGGAACAGGAAGACGGGCTGATGAGCGGCTTTCAGTTGTGGGTCAATCTGGCGGCGGCGGACAAAATGATTACGCCGGCTTATCGCGATCTGCCGGCGGCAGAGATTCCTGAGGTGACGCCGCTTGCTGGTGTCGCCGTCCGTGTTCTGGCGGGTAGCGCATTCGGTGTTGCGGGCGCAGTGCAAAAAGCCACAACGGAACCCTTGTACCTGGATGTGCGAATGGCGGCCGGGACGGCGCAAGTATTTGATATTCCAGACTCCCACAATGCCTTTTTATTTGTGATTCAGGGCGAACTGGCCATCGGGGCGGAGCGTCTTGCTGTCGGCGCGCGCAACATGGCGATTCTGAGTAATGCCGAGCCGGGCGCAGGAGTGGCGGTGCAGGCACTGGCAACGGAGACGCACTTTTTACTGATTGCCGGGCGGCCTTTGCTGGAGCCGATTGTGCAGTGGGGGCCGTTTGTGATGAATAGTCGCGAGCAGGTCGAACAGGCGATGGAAGATTTCCACGCTGGCCGTTTTGGACCGGAGGTCGTATGA
- a CDS encoding pirin family protein, whose protein sequence is MNSILHLIHPQQRDIGFPVRRLLPAAEARSVGPFVFFDHMGPAHFLADTRAGDVRPHPHIGLATVTYLFSGAMMHRDSLGSVQRIAPGDINWMSAGRGIVHSERVPEDIRRQGSAVQGLQMWVALPQEAEESEPAFLHYPAAALPRVELPGVLLHVLAGQIAGAISPVQSYSRTLYVYGELSDDTSLPLAADYPEQAVYVLEGEVAIDGESITPGTLAILKPGQAVILHARGDSRFMLLGGDALDGPRYLWWNFVASSKEKIEAAKMAWERQDPLIFAPVPGDAEEFIPLPA, encoded by the coding sequence ATGAACAGCATCCTGCATCTGATTCACCCGCAGCAGCGCGATATCGGCTTCCCGGTGCGGCGCTTGCTACCGGCAGCGGAGGCGCGTTCGGTCGGCCCCTTCGTTTTCTTCGATCACATGGGGCCGGCGCATTTTTTGGCGGATACCCGTGCCGGCGACGTCCGGCCGCATCCACATATCGGTCTGGCAACCGTCACCTACCTGTTTAGCGGCGCGATGATGCATCGCGACAGTCTCGGTAGCGTGCAGCGCATCGCTCCGGGCGATATCAACTGGATGAGCGCGGGACGCGGCATCGTCCATTCGGAGCGGGTGCCTGAAGATATCCGTCGGCAGGGTAGCGCGGTGCAGGGTTTGCAGATGTGGGTGGCGTTGCCGCAGGAAGCGGAGGAGAGCGAGCCTGCTTTCTTGCATTATCCGGCGGCGGCTTTGCCACGGGTGGAGTTGCCCGGGGTGCTGCTGCATGTCCTGGCAGGACAAATAGCGGGGGCGATATCGCCCGTCCAGTCGTACAGCAGAACGCTATACGTGTACGGAGAACTGAGTGACGATACCAGCCTGCCGCTGGCTGCCGATTATCCCGAACAAGCGGTGTATGTCCTTGAGGGTGAAGTTGCCATTGACGGCGAGTCCATTACGCCGGGGACCCTGGCAATTCTGAAACCGGGCCAGGCCGTTATCCTTCACGCCCGCGGAGATAGCCGCTTCATGCTGCTCGGCGGCGACGCGCTGGATGGGCCGCGTTATCTGTGGTGGAATTTTGTCGCCAGCTCGAAAGAAAAGATCGAGGCAGCAAAAATGGCGTGGGAGCGGCAAGATCCGCTGATATTCGCGCCGGTACCGGGCGATGCGGAGGAATTTATTCCTTTGCCGGCTTAG
- the hmpA gene encoding NO-inducible flavohemoprotein — MLTDTQRSIVKSTVPLLESGGEALTTHFYRMLMKDYPEVLPLFNKAHQATGEQPRALANGILMYARHIDQLEQLGGLVSTIINKHVALQILPEHYPMVGDCLLRSIREVLGAEIATEQVLGAWGEAYQQLADILIGAEKKIYDDKATAPGGWRGGRKFTVVRKQRESDEITSFYLQPADGQGLADFEPGQFIGMRVVINGEEMRRTYSLSMAMNGKQYRISVKREPDGKVSNYLHDAIHEQGTLEMFPPAGDFTLTAGTKPLVLVSGGVGITPMMAMLEAALPTKRPLYFIHSARHGGVHAFRDHLKELAKRHPQLQLFFCYGEVKGGYAKPDAVGHLNKELLISCLPQDRDVDAYFVGPKPFMKAIKRYLGEIGVPAQQSHFEFFGPASALD; from the coding sequence ATGCTAACCGACACCCAACGCAGCATCGTTAAATCTACAGTGCCTTTGCTGGAAAGCGGCGGCGAAGCCTTGACTACGCATTTTTATCGCATGTTGATGAAGGATTACCCGGAAGTGCTGCCGCTCTTTAACAAGGCACACCAGGCCACCGGTGAACAACCGCGCGCACTGGCCAACGGCATTCTGATGTACGCCCGCCATATCGATCAGCTGGAACAACTCGGGGGGCTGGTTTCCACCATCATCAACAAACACGTGGCATTGCAAATTTTGCCGGAACATTACCCGATGGTGGGGGATTGCCTGTTGCGTTCAATCCGGGAAGTGCTGGGTGCCGAAATCGCCACCGAGCAAGTGCTCGGCGCGTGGGGCGAGGCGTATCAGCAATTGGCAGACATCCTGATCGGCGCGGAAAAGAAAATCTATGATGACAAAGCCACCGCTCCCGGTGGATGGCGCGGCGGCAGAAAGTTTACCGTCGTCCGCAAACAGCGGGAAAGCGATGAAATCACCTCTTTTTATCTGCAACCTGCGGATGGACAGGGATTGGCCGATTTTGAACCGGGGCAATTCATCGGTATGCGGGTCGTGATCAACGGCGAGGAAATGCGCCGCACCTATTCCCTCTCCATGGCGATGAATGGCAAGCAGTACCGCATCAGCGTCAAGCGTGAGCCGGACGGGAAGGTATCGAACTATCTGCACGACGCCATCCATGAACAGGGGACGCTGGAGATGTTCCCTCCCGCCGGCGACTTTACGCTGACGGCGGGAACCAAACCGCTGGTACTGGTCAGTGGCGGGGTCGGGATTACTCCCATGATGGCGATGCTGGAAGCCGCATTGCCGACCAAGCGCCCGTTGTATTTCATTCATTCAGCACGGCATGGCGGCGTACATGCTTTCCGCGACCACCTCAAGGAGCTGGCAAAAAGGCATCCGCAGTTGCAGCTGTTCTTTTGCTACGGCGAGGTCAAGGGAGGCTATGCCAAACCCGATGCCGTCGGTCATCTCAACAAGGAGTTACTCATTAGCTGCTTGCCGCAAGACCGCGACGTCGACGCCTATTTTGTCGGACCGAAACCGTTCATGAAAGCCATCAAGCGCTACCTTGGCGAGATCGGCGTACCGGCCCAGCAAAGCCATTTTGAGTTTTTCGGCCCGGCTTCTGCGCTGGATTAA
- a CDS encoding MBL fold metallo-hydrolase: MPAILPMHIEGLFDPTTSTISYIVMDVATRDCALIDTVLDYDPASGRTSTASADRLIARVQALEGHVQWILETHVHADHLSAAPYLQQKLGGRLGIGSQITMVQNVFGQLFNVSEDFATDGSQFDELFSDGAQFSIGNIRIKTLHTPGHTPACMTYVFDDGAGPAAFVGDTLFMPDYGTARCDFPGGNAQELFQSINKVLSLPGETRLFMCHDYQPGGREVQFVSTVAQEREHNIHVKNGITEEAFVAMRNERDGTLEMPALILPSVQVNMRAGHFPAPEKNGVHYLKIPINAV, encoded by the coding sequence ATGCCAGCCATATTGCCGATGCATATCGAGGGTTTGTTCGACCCGACTACCAGCACAATCAGCTACATCGTCATGGACGTGGCGACGCGCGATTGCGCGCTGATCGACACCGTGCTGGATTACGATCCCGCTTCCGGCCGCACCAGCACCGCCAGCGCCGACCGCTTGATTGCCCGCGTACAGGCGCTGGAAGGCCATGTGCAATGGATACTCGAAACGCATGTGCATGCTGATCATTTATCCGCAGCACCTTACCTTCAGCAGAAACTGGGTGGCCGGCTCGGTATTGGCAGCCAGATTACGATGGTGCAAAACGTATTCGGTCAACTGTTCAACGTGAGCGAAGATTTCGCCACTGACGGCAGTCAGTTCGATGAACTGTTTTCGGATGGCGCGCAATTTTCCATCGGCAATATCCGTATAAAAACCTTGCATACGCCGGGTCATACACCGGCCTGTATGACCTATGTTTTTGACGACGGCGCCGGCCCCGCTGCATTTGTCGGCGATACCCTGTTCATGCCCGATTACGGCACCGCCCGTTGCGATTTCCCTGGCGGCAATGCGCAGGAGTTATTTCAATCGATCAATAAAGTCCTCAGCCTGCCCGGCGAGACCCGATTATTCATGTGCCATGACTACCAGCCGGGAGGGCGTGAAGTGCAGTTCGTCAGCACTGTCGCGCAAGAACGCGAACACAATATCCATGTGAAAAACGGCATCACCGAAGAGGCCTTCGTTGCCATGCGTAACGAGCGGGACGGCACATTGGAGATGCCCGCATTAATTCTTCCTTCTGTGCAAGTTAACATGCGCGCCGGGCATTTTCCTGCCCCTGAAAAAAACGGTGTGCACTATTTAAAAATACCTATTAATGCTGTTTGA
- the norR gene encoding nitric oxide reductase transcriptional regulator NorR produces the protein MTPKNLLLALIPLVADLSRELDDHERYRRLLDAMRALFPCDAAALLRLDGDTLVPLAVDGLSLDTLGRRFKVSEHPRFAALLASETPTRFPTHSPLPDPYDGLVQEHTGKLKVHDCMGCQISINGRQWGVLTLDAVAADRFSTTDMVSLHAFASLAAATVNAAERIDILAQTGEQERQRAEAYRLAANQNRRQLIGQSVGHLRLLDEIKSIASSDMTVLITGETGVGKELVAGAIHAWSPRAHKPLISVNCAALPEMLVESELFGHVRGAFSGAVSERRGKFELAHGGTLFLDEVGELSLSVQAKLLRVLQSGQLQRVGSDQEHTVDVRVIAATNQHLEDLVRQGRYRADFYHRLNAYPLWVPPLRSRGHDVLLISGFFLEENRSRLGLLGLRLSSNAQAALLAYSWPGNIRELEHLIGRTALKALASQAPRPRILTLTAEDFGLHDILPTPDSGANGFRAQESAVTLTPGEGLREAVTAYERQLVGDSLTRNRNNLAAAARELGIDRANLSRMSKRLGLK, from the coding sequence ATGACTCCAAAAAACTTGCTTCTTGCATTGATCCCTTTAGTGGCTGATTTGTCGCGGGAGCTGGACGATCACGAGCGCTATCGCCGTTTGCTCGATGCCATGCGCGCCTTGTTTCCCTGTGATGCTGCGGCGCTGCTGCGACTTGACGGAGATACGCTGGTACCGCTCGCGGTGGACGGTCTGAGCCTCGATACCTTGGGGCGTCGCTTCAAAGTGAGCGAACATCCGCGCTTTGCCGCGCTGTTAGCGAGCGAGACGCCGACCCGTTTCCCGACTCACTCACCACTTCCCGATCCCTACGACGGTCTGGTGCAGGAGCACACCGGCAAACTCAAGGTGCATGACTGCATGGGGTGTCAGATTTCCATCAATGGCCGTCAATGGGGGGTGTTGACTCTCGATGCCGTGGCGGCCGATCGCTTCAGCACCACCGACATGGTCTCCTTGCACGCCTTTGCCAGTCTGGCGGCAGCGACGGTCAATGCTGCCGAACGAATCGATATCCTGGCGCAAACCGGCGAACAGGAACGTCAGCGCGCCGAAGCCTATCGTCTGGCGGCCAATCAAAACAGACGGCAACTGATAGGCCAAAGCGTGGGGCATCTGCGTCTGCTGGACGAAATCAAATCAATCGCCAGCAGCGACATGACCGTACTGATTACCGGCGAAACCGGCGTCGGCAAGGAGCTGGTGGCCGGCGCGATTCACGCCTGGTCGCCTCGGGCGCACAAGCCGCTCATCAGCGTCAATTGCGCGGCGCTGCCGGAAATGCTGGTGGAAAGCGAGCTGTTCGGCCATGTGCGAGGTGCATTTTCAGGCGCAGTGAGCGAGCGGCGCGGCAAATTTGAACTGGCACACGGCGGCACTTTATTTCTCGATGAGGTCGGCGAGTTGTCTTTGTCGGTGCAGGCCAAGTTATTGCGCGTGCTGCAGAGCGGACAGTTGCAGCGGGTGGGGTCGGATCAGGAACATACGGTGGACGTGCGGGTGATTGCAGCGACTAACCAGCATCTCGAAGATTTGGTTCGGCAGGGGCGTTATCGCGCCGATTTTTATCATCGGCTCAATGCCTATCCCTTGTGGGTGCCACCGCTGCGCAGCAGGGGACATGACGTACTCCTGATTAGCGGCTTTTTCCTGGAAGAGAACCGTTCGCGCCTTGGTTTGCTCGGTTTGCGTCTGAGTAGCAATGCGCAAGCGGCCTTGTTGGCCTACTCATGGCCCGGCAATATCCGCGAACTGGAACACTTGATCGGACGTACGGCATTGAAAGCCCTCGCCAGTCAGGCGCCGCGGCCACGCATTCTGACATTGACTGCCGAGGATTTCGGATTGCATGACATCCTCCCGACACCCGATTCAGGCGCGAACGGATTCAGAGCGCAGGAATCTGCCGTGACCTTGACGCCCGGCGAGGGCTTGCGGGAGGCGGTTACTGCCTATGAGCGGCAGCTGGTTGGCGACAGCCTGACCCGGAACCGCAATAATCTGGCGGCGGCGGCGCGCGAATTGGGGATTGATCGCGCCAACCTCAGCCGCATGAGCAAGCGGCTGGGATTGAAATAA
- a CDS encoding LLM class flavin-dependent oxidoreductase has protein sequence MIPFSVLDLSPIPQGGNAAQAFHNTKELAQHAERLGYQRYWLAEHHNMVGIASAATSLVISHVAANTSTIRVGAGGIMLPNHAPLVIAEQFGTLESLYPGRIDLGLGRAPGSDQHTTRALRRHLQDSADTFPQDVQELQAYFAPAQPYQAVRAVPGAGLGVPLWLLGSSLYSAQLAAELGLPFAFASHFAPGMMHQAIEIYRSRFKPSAALAKSHVMLGVSVFAAGTDQEARRLFTSLQQQFLGMIRGERGLLQPPVDNIDALWNEGERRHIEQTLACSVVGDLETVQEGLEAFVAETGADELMITAQIFDHQARLHSFGLVAEAHQLMTAVAL, from the coding sequence ATGATTCCGTTTTCCGTACTCGATCTTTCCCCTATTCCTCAAGGCGGCAACGCTGCGCAGGCCTTCCACAACACCAAGGAACTGGCGCAACATGCCGAACGCTTGGGCTACCAACGCTACTGGCTGGCCGAGCATCACAATATGGTCGGCATTGCCAGCGCCGCCACCTCACTCGTCATTTCGCATGTCGCGGCGAATACCTCGACCATTCGCGTCGGCGCGGGCGGCATCATGCTGCCCAACCACGCTCCGCTCGTCATCGCCGAACAATTCGGCACGCTGGAATCGCTGTATCCGGGACGAATTGACCTCGGTCTGGGACGCGCGCCCGGTTCCGACCAGCACACTACCCGCGCCCTGCGCCGCCATTTGCAGGACAGCGCAGACACTTTCCCGCAAGATGTGCAGGAATTGCAAGCCTACTTTGCGCCGGCGCAGCCGTATCAGGCTGTGCGCGCGGTGCCGGGTGCCGGACTGGGCGTGCCTCTGTGGCTGCTCGGCTCCAGTCTGTACAGCGCGCAACTGGCGGCGGAACTGGGTTTGCCCTTCGCTTTCGCCTCGCACTTCGCGCCCGGCATGATGCATCAGGCAATTGAGATCTACCGCTCGCGCTTCAAACCGTCGGCCGCGCTGGCAAAATCGCATGTGATGCTGGGTGTGAGCGTCTTCGCCGCAGGGACCGACCAGGAAGCCCGGCGCTTGTTCACCTCATTACAGCAGCAATTTCTCGGCATGATACGAGGGGAGCGCGGCTTGTTGCAGCCGCCGGTAGACAATATCGATGCGCTCTGGAATGAGGGTGAACGGCGACACATCGAGCAAACGCTGGCCTGTTCGGTGGTCGGCGACCTGGAAACCGTGCAGGAAGGACTGGAGGCCTTCGTCGCAGAAACCGGTGCCGATGAGTTAATGATTACGGCGCAGATTTTCGATCATCAGGCGCGCCTGCATTCCTTCGGGCTGGTGGCGGAGGCACATCAACTTATGACGGCGGTTGCTCTTTAA
- a CDS encoding TIGR01244 family sulfur transferase → MLIRPLTNTYSVSAQLFPSDIASIHAAGYRSLVCCRPDGETAEQPLFSTLEQEARALGMEALYFPVTADQITDMLLMQFDDLVGKLPKPVLAFCRTGARANILWDLVKALKKTAADSPLPASGSTPDAPSVSHGIVPTEAAPSAVKETLHDVVIVGAGTAGIMTAIGLLKRKQGLSIVLIEPSEGRCQPGWTLVGNGEFLSESTTHTTANKIPTGVRWIEKCIIAFEPERNAVILEDGDALHYRQLVICPRLKPDWDAIEGLSDTLGRNGVTSSYTFELAPQTWELVQKMRGGHALFTQPPLPVRTAGAAQKEMYLSADYWQKTGDLSKTDIDFCNAGAVFFGGAAYVPALMEYVEADGIRLQFNHQLIAVDGGSKVATFSRKNEEQSKEIIQKKFDMLHVVPPQAPPDFIHASPLSDASGWVSVDPTSLRHSRFSNIYALGDVIHAPHAKTAAAARLQAPVVVHNVLAGLGMAEGESHYSGDGASPLTVESGKMALAEFLYGGKVMPNFPDWLINGPHPARLAWLLKERILPALYWQGMLRGRELRFQSDSANEKSNNFRQTKPHRPG, encoded by the coding sequence ATGCTCATTCGACCATTGACCAACACCTATTCAGTTTCCGCCCAACTATTTCCAAGCGACATCGCGTCTATTCATGCGGCTGGCTACCGCTCCCTGGTCTGTTGTCGGCCGGATGGGGAAACAGCGGAGCAACCGCTGTTTAGTACCCTCGAACAAGAAGCCCGGGCACTGGGAATGGAAGCACTTTATTTCCCGGTGACGGCAGATCAGATTACCGACATGCTGCTCATGCAATTCGACGATCTGGTCGGCAAATTGCCCAAGCCTGTCCTGGCGTTTTGCCGCACAGGCGCACGCGCCAATATTCTGTGGGACCTGGTCAAGGCCTTGAAAAAAACAGCCGCCGACAGTCCCTTGCCGGCATCTGGTTCTACACCAGATGCCCCCTCCGTATCGCATGGCATTGTCCCCACCGAAGCGGCCCCGTCTGCGGTGAAAGAAACTCTGCACGATGTGGTGATCGTCGGTGCCGGTACGGCGGGAATCATGACGGCAATCGGTCTTTTGAAACGCAAGCAGGGGCTCAGTATCGTCCTCATCGAGCCCTCTGAAGGGCGTTGCCAACCGGGCTGGACGCTGGTCGGCAACGGTGAATTTTTGTCGGAAAGCACCACGCACACGACGGCGAATAAAATTCCCACTGGGGTTCGATGGATAGAGAAGTGCATCATTGCATTCGAACCGGAGCGCAATGCGGTAATCCTCGAAGACGGCGACGCCCTCCACTACCGGCAACTGGTGATCTGCCCCCGTCTGAAGCCCGATTGGGATGCGATAGAAGGACTGTCCGATACGCTGGGGAGAAATGGCGTTACCTCAAGCTATACGTTTGAGCTGGCACCGCAAACCTGGGAACTGGTGCAAAAAATGCGGGGCGGGCATGCCCTTTTCACTCAGCCGCCCCTACCGGTAAGAACCGCAGGGGCAGCGCAAAAAGAGATGTATTTGTCGGCCGATTATTGGCAAAAAACTGGGGACCTGTCAAAAACGGATATTGATTTTTGTAACGCCGGAGCAGTTTTTTTTGGCGGAGCGGCCTATGTGCCGGCGCTCATGGAGTATGTCGAAGCCGACGGTATTCGTCTTCAATTCAACCATCAACTGATTGCGGTCGATGGCGGGTCGAAGGTCGCTACTTTTTCTCGTAAAAACGAAGAGCAATCGAAAGAAATCATTCAAAAAAAATTCGATATGCTCCACGTCGTTCCGCCGCAGGCTCCTCCAGATTTTATTCACGCCAGCCCGCTGTCCGATGCCTCGGGCTGGGTGAGCGTCGATCCGACTTCCCTGCGTCATAGCCGCTTCAGCAATATTTACGCGCTCGGCGATGTCATCCATGCACCCCATGCGAAAACGGCAGCCGCCGCCCGGTTGCAGGCGCCGGTGGTTGTGCATAATGTATTGGCCGGACTGGGCATGGCCGAAGGGGAAAGTCATTACAGCGGGGATGGGGCGAGTCCGCTGACAGTGGAGAGCGGCAAGATGGCTCTCGCAGAATTTCTCTATGGCGGAAAAGTCATGCCGAATTTTCCTGACTGGCTCATCAACGGCCCCCATCCTGCGCGACTGGCATGGCTGTTAAAGGAGCGCATTTTGCCGGCCTTGTACTGGCAAGGGATGCTGAGGGGCCGGGAACTGCGGTTTCAATCGGATAGTGCCAACGAAAAATCAAACAACTTTCGTCAGACTAAACCGCATCGTCCAGGCTAA